TCAGGGTTCTTCGCGCTTTCAACACTCGGCATGTTGAACAACTCGGGTTTTAGCGCTTCACTGCTGCTTTCATGGTACTCCATGGAACTCGGTAAGAAGAAATGATTGGCTGGATCAGCTGAAACCCTCCCTAGCCTATCACTGGAGCTTACAGCAGTCTTATGTAGATTGCGAGACGAATAAGGTGTGTCACTGTCCTCACTCGTGCCGACACTGTAGTCATTGAGTCGTTTTCTGCTTGTGTAAAGCGCTGAAGCCTTCATGAGCAGCTCAGTCACTGCAGCTCGGTATTCCTCAGTGTGATGCTTGTAATGTCCTGCATAACAAATGGAGAagagattctcaaaaaaaaaacaaatggaGAAGAGATTGTGGTAGACAGATAAAACAGGGTGTGAGGGTGTTATATTCTTTCATACAGGCAGAGTCAAGATAAAATTGGTAATCCTCTCAACTGTCTCGTGGACAAAACAGGGTGCTTTAGGCAGACAAAACAAGGTGTAAGGGTGCTATATTCTTTTGCTAAAAAAGGGTGTtatattctttcatagggaaaacTAAAGATAAATGGATAATTCACCGCTGGTATTAATGGGGAGTATCACATACCATTTGGCTCAAAACATGGTTGTGTGTGTGGCTCCTGCAGCTGGTACATTTGTTATGTATTTTCTTTTGCGTTCATGATGTGGTGATGATTTGTTGGTGCCTATTGTTTGCAGAGATTGGTCAGTATTTGGGAGATGAGGTTGCTTGTTGGACTGGAACCAGAAAGAGAAGGTGCTTAAGTAGGGAACTGAAACAGTTTTTCTTTCTAAGGTAATTCTTGCCCATATAGAGGGACCAAGCCCAGCATGCCATCACAGCCTAGATTAGGTTCATTTTCTTTGAATGTATGTGTTCTTAATCTTGGTTTCCACTAGCATGTGCTCTGTCTTTCAGGCTAGATTCAAATTTGTTGTCAGAGAAACGAAACCTTTTATCAGCAAACATATATGTGCATAGGAGACGAGAATTGAATGTTAGGGAAAGCATCTTTCAGGAGATATGCTGGCTCCTGCATATAAATGATTTATAGTTTCTCATTTATTTGTACTTTCAAATGGGTGAGGTGGACGGAGCGCAGTCCCTCCCCAATCAGGTTTTTTTTTTGGGaggaaaacttccgatctattcatcaactgtcaaggtagtacaaagaacaccagaagtaaaaaacacatctaggtccgtagaccacctagcgacgactacaagcactagacTTAACTTAATATGTGTGACACAACCAAACTTAATATGTGTGACactgttgcaacacacgggcaattACCTAGTAATAAGATAAAAGAGTGGTAATCATCCATGTAAAGACTTATCATATACTTATGCTCCTCCATGCTTTAGCAAGATACTAGCTAAATACCCGTGCGTTTCTACGGGATGAAACGATATCTAAAGAGTGGTGGCGTGTGACCGATTGTCCTCAGACGCAGTGGCGTCGACTATGATGTGATTGACTGCACGCCTAATTAATTGCATGCAATTGTGGGCGAGgcagctctagcctaccccaacttgtttgggactaaaggctttgttgttgtaaTGGCTGCGTGTTGATTTGGCACTTAGTTTCCAAATTGAACGGACCTAATTAACTACACGGACAATTAATCTAATTGATATGTTGTATATTATATAGCAGCAGATCTGCTGTTTTTGTTCGATTTGCTGTATATGGCAGCGGATCTACTATTTTTGCTTGATTTGTTGTATATGATAGCAGACCTGCTGAGACCACATGTGTGATCGTAACTGAACTAAGGAAACGAACTAAAGGTGTGGATAAAGAAAATCATTACTGACCAAAAACTTGGCGGTAGAAAACCAGAAACGGGAGGCGAAAAATAATAGATGGGAGGGGAAGCTTCACCAAACACACGACCAACTGCCTTCAATAGTAGAGATGATTGTTGATGACAAGTGACAATAGTTGGCCATTAACAAGTTATTGTAGGGAGTATTATTTTGCAGATGCAAGACATTGGTTGCTTCTATCATCCTTCTCGCGTTTCATGTGTCCCATACAGTCAAATAAGACCTTTCTTAGATTATGGATTTACTACCTTTACCGATAAGTCATACAGAAAATTAGGAAAAAGGGTAAGAACGATAGTAGCATACCATATGAATCATACTAGTGGTTGGGGCACCACCCTGTGGTGCCGCTTAAGAGGAAGCTGTGTGCACATTTCCATTTAAAGAAAAATATGTAGAGTCCTCGCCTCCGTCTAAAAAAACACCCCAGAAAAAAATcctcaccttcatctaaaaaagaagtaaaaaagaaaaaagaaagaaattacCACCGCAGCCTACCAACGAGTGCCACTTTGCATAACCCTCCATTTAAAAAATACCAGAGGtcctcacctccatctaaaaaaatacatttaaaaaataatCCACACATTCATCTAAAAAAATTCGAAAAGATTTCTCACCACGGCCAACCAGCTTGCGCcacgtggcatagctggttggccgcccTTCACGCATAGCTTAATGGGTTTAATTAGTTCTTACTAAGCCTCGCATTTGTTATTCAGCTCAAAATTCTCCATCAAAGTCAAAGGTACATGTTTAAGAACAAATTCTTACTAAGCCTAGCACTAGCATTCAGCTCAAAATTCTCAATGCAAGTCAAATTCTTACTAAGTCTAGCACTTGTTATTCAGCTCAGAAGTCTCCATCAAAGTGTGCATGAAACATGCACAGAACCTTATCTTCGCGCTAGGAATGAGGCCCTTGCACAGTGACAGCCTGATGGGTTCAAAATGAAATTCTCGACGCGGTCATACTGATTAGTTGCATATGACATTTTCTCTTTCAGTATAGGTCAGTCCAAGTTCATCTAAATCTGTCTAACTTCAAGTTCAACATAGGCCTTATCCAGCATAGCCGAACGCGAAACGGAAGTCCAAACATAGTCCAACTCAACAACGTTCATGCTATTTGACTGGTCCAACGATGCTTGGTCAATCAggcagttagagcatctccagccgttggccccccagggggcgcgtaaaatcgccgcctcggggcgagccggcgctaaaaATCGGCGTGGGGGCTTTCGGgttcccagccgccggccccagggtcGCCCCCCAGAAggcggttttttttagaaaaaaaaaggaATTCGGCTAAAGTTCGGCAAACGGGACAAAGATTTGGCTAAAGTTCGACAAACATGGCATTACATAACAAAGTTTATTTAAAAAACGGCCGCAACTACAACTACGGGCCGAAGAACGCGCTGAGCGCGGCGAAGTCGCCGacgtcgccgtcgtcctcgtcgtccttctcctcttgacgcggccgcccctgctggacccctgcccagcgtcgccctggcggaccggtggcggcggcgcgtcgtcgtcgaggacgacgacgcctccctcgtcgcggccACGGCGCCGAGCGGCGAACTGCTCGTAGGCGCGGCACTAGCGCTCCAGCTCCGTCTGCGCCAAATCTTCGCGCGCCCACTTCAAGGCCGCCGCGTCGTCGAGCTCCTCCTTCACGCCGTCAGCGAGCCCTGGCTCCGTCTTCACgacggcgagccccggctccgtcttcacggcggcgagccccggctccgtcttcggttTGACGTAgcggggaggagccgaggaggaggcgcgcccaccgccctcgttgatgacgatgccggcgctatgggtgcgccggccgagcggcgtctccgctacgggctcggccttgacgcggaacaccgccggcgagccggaggagtgggaagaggagcgggaggagtgggaggaggaagacgaggaggagccgaacctcctgggcatccattgcccggcgCTCCGGCGGGGGACCGGGTCGGAGGCCGCGGCAGGGTATGTCAgtggcgggtcgttgccgccctcgaggtgctggAGAACCCCGTGGAgcgtgcggccgggggcgccccaccacaggcggcgtCCCTCGCTGTTCTTGACGCCCCCCACCACCGGCGCCCTGTTGGTGGAGGCCAGCCGCTGCGCCTGCCGGtgctggaagtacgccgcccacacctcgtggttgtcggcggcgtactgcgggagggcgcgctgctcctccgtcagcgaCGCCCACACGCggtcgacctcgtcggcgaagtagtcggcgcGCGCGTTAACGTCGGGCACCGGGGGAATGGGGACGccaccggcgctgagcctccacccgcCCGGCCCTGCGCGCATGtcgggcggcgccgggatgttggcctcgaagaGTAGGTACGGCTCTCACCCGtgcagcgagcggcggccgaagccgttggccgccgccgcatcgccgggGAATCGCTTGCCCATCGTCTGGGCTTGGGGAGAGAGAGGGCGGCTGGGcttggagagagagagggaggatcgTCGGCGGCGGCTGCGCACGGGGAGAGAGAGGCAGAGCACGGCGGGGTGTGGCCAGAGGTGAGGGGGGAGGCGTTGATTTTATAGCTGCCCGGCGTCGTGTGTATGCGTGGCGGGAGGGAGGGCGTCGCctcgccgcccgtgaggaatcatggaaggctgaccggcagcagccttggcattgattccccgcgggaaaccgaggcgttgtgaggacgacgaggcgagtgtcactgactcggcgggcccgcagtTAGTTCGCGCCAAAATCGCTCGCCCCGGCGCTCccaggcgccccccagcgcgcctggttcggcctgggtccgccggcccCAATTTCGGCCCAacccggcgaaaaacgggctcctgggggcgcgactgggccgattttcgcCCGCCGGCGCTAAAAAATCACCTGGGGTGGAGGGGGGGCgtgttggggacgcggctggagatccTCTTATAGTTTATGTAATGTCCATGGATGTGGCTCACTGATTGATCACGGTTTGCGCACAGTTCTATATTAAAAAAATGAATTTTAATGGGCAAAATGAACTCCACGTGATAGGGACAATAGGAATAGCACATACTTAAGGCTTCCTTAGAGTTTTAAATTCATATTTAGAGTGACAGCACTCTTGTTCTGCTTGCTGAAACCTGAAACTGCAATGTGGCTAACTGGCAAGCCATTAGTACAAGAGTACATTTACGGCTGGGAAGGGTGACCCAGGATGAGTTGGGATATTCCTCATGAACTTAGATTTATGTTTAACTTCAATTAGCATATAAGGAAATTCGTTGAGAAAGTTGCAGAAGTGAACAATTGAACGTTACGACTTTGGCAGGCTCGTGTATTAAAAAACTGATCAGTTGTGGATCTGGATTGGAACCACCAGTAGTAGTATGATGAGTGGTAACTGGTAAATTGTCCAATTTCAGCGTGTAGTCATTATGCATTCCCGCATATATTTGTCCATGCTTATTTTAACTAGCACGAATCAGCACTTTTTGTCACTGCTAAGTACTGGATAGCACATTTAGTCTTTGTATTAATAGCTTCCACATGACTTGGAAGACTGTAGCAGTAACAAAGAGCGTACCTACATGCGGAGAGCTGTGCCATTTAATTAAATTCACATCACCACCCAGCTCCAGCAGACGCCGTCCAAAATTTTGAACGACTGAACATGGAGCAAGTTCATCATCCTCTGAACAGAATATGAGTATTGGGCCAACATGCTGCACATATAATGGATGAAGGTCACATATATATGCAAAATTTCTACCTGCAATCACGTTATAAGACATTGTAGTCAATGGAGTGACATACCACTGATGAGTATAGTGTCTCCCAATATTCCTTGCGCTGtgcttcaaacttgccagtgaaaagagtGTCTAGACCCGAGGCAATGCCTCTCGTCATCCATGATAAGACACGTGGAGGTTCAGGCATCTTCAGGACACTTGGGTGAAGGAGAAAGCGGGTGCCTAAATCACTCACAAAATCTACAGGACTCGAGTCATATATTTGTCCACATATGCAGTCCCGTACAAGTTGATAGTCATCCTGCAACAAGAAAAAAAGCATTAAGTTTTCAGCAACATAAGTAAATACAAACTAAAATAGCGCCCATTGGTAGGCTGCAACTTGTTTTCTTGAATAAAAATTTCATGACAACTGCGTGCAAACACAAGGGGCGAACAGCGAAAATGACCATCATACCAAATTCAGCTGCCCTTTGCACCTTCTCTCGATCAGCTGCCAGTGAACAAAGATAGCTTTAGCCTACAGATCCTAGACAAGGCATCAAGAGATAACTGTTCCCTTTAAAGGCTTACAGAGGCTTCGATCTTCTTACCTGAAGAACCTTGTATGTGCAACCTTTTGGTCCTCCCGAAAAGGATGCAAACACAACAGGTACTGGTCTAATATTCAGTTCCTGGATTTTGAAGATTAAATCATCAATGGTCGATGATTACAACAAGTAATCAGACGTACCAAAACAATTAATAATCCACAGTTGCGCAGACCTTAACGAGCTCCGTGAGCACCCGGTCAGCAAGCACAGCAGCCTTCTCCGGCATAAACCTGGGCAGACATGCAAATGGGATCAAAAAAAGGATTACATTGTATAGGCTATCAGATCACACTACAAACAATTGAGAGTTGCAACCATCCAACAGAATCCGCATATCCTCACAGCTTTTCCTCGCACATCCAACCTACCTATCTTAAGTTCTGGATTTCCTGATCAATTTGGAAGTTGCCAAAAAAATGCATACCAAGTCTAGCATAAGCCGCGTGCCCCCAAATATCCCAATCTAGCAAGAACCGAATATACTCTAGTAAAGTTTGCATCAGCTATCCAATCCAATCAGATAAAACACCCCTGAAATTTTCGCTTCCTGAACATGGGAGTGGAGAGAGGCGCACGTACAGGGTGATGAAGTCGGAGTGGCAGACGAGGCACGCCCACCCAAGGGCCGCGTACAGGTCCACGTACGCGCGCACGTGCCGCTCCTGACTCGACAGCCACGCGAacatcaccaccacgccgccgccggcctccgcaccCGCGGCGCCGTCGCTCGGCCGCCGGCCGCCCCAGTAGTGCCGCCCCCACATGCCTCCTGCCTCCGCCTCCTGCCGGACGTCCCTGCCTCAAGTTTCTAGAAGCCTCagtgctcctcctcctctgcttgaCTTTTTTTTTGTAGGAATTCCTCTGCTTGACTTTGGGACTAGAAGAAACCGTGAGGACAGGCGCCGAAGCGTGTGCCAATCGTTGGGGAGAGAATTGGATATTTGCCACTTTTTTTTTCTGGAAAACTGTGgatttattcatcttcaatcatgacagtacaacgaacatcagaaataataTAAATTACATTCGGATTCATAGGCCACCTAGcggcgactacaagcactgaagcgagccggaggcgc
This window of the Triticum aestivum cultivar Chinese Spring chromosome 5D, IWGSC CS RefSeq v2.1, whole genome shotgun sequence genome carries:
- the LOC123120704 gene encoding uncharacterized protein isoform X1; the encoded protein is MWGRHYWGGRRPSDGAAGAEAGGGVVVMFAWLSSQERHVRAYVDLYAALGWACLVCHSDFITLFMPEKAAVLADRVLTELVKELNIRPVPVVFASFSGGPKGCTYKVLQLIERRCKGQLNLDDYQLVRDCICGQIYDSSPVDFVSDLGTRFLLHPSVLKMPEPPRVLSWMTRGIASGLDTLFTGKFEAQRKEYWETLYSSVHVGPILIFCSEDDELAPCSVVQNFGRRLLELGGDVNLIKWHSSPHVGHYKHHTEEYRAAVTELLMKASALYTSRKRLNDYSVGTSEDSDTPYSSRNLHKTAVSSSDRLGRVSADPANHFFLPSSMEYHESSSEALKPELFNMPSVESAKNPDGVLGKMLYDVCVPKNVEGWDFKLASIDGQRMHFTARQHGTSNATKCIRRSRL
- the LOC123120704 gene encoding uncharacterized protein isoform X2, encoding MWGRHYWGGRRPSDGAAGAEAGGGVVVMFAWLSSQERHVRAYVDLYAALGWACLVCHSDFITLFMPEKAAVLADRVLTELVKELNIRPVPVVFASFSGGPKGCTYKVLQLIERRCKGQLNLDDYQLVRDCICGQIYDSSPVDFVSDLGTRFLLHPSVLKMPEPPRVLSWMTRGIASGLDTLFTGKFEAQRKEYWETLYSSVHVGPILIFCSEDDELAPCSVVQNFGRRLLELGGDVNLIKWHSSPHDITSITLRNTELQ